One Prodigiosinella aquatilis DNA window includes the following coding sequences:
- the qseG gene encoding two-component system QseEF-associated lipoprotein QseG, with translation MNARPVYSVSQLRPAVLLSASPGHVFKRPMLLLLLSLVGCTDNVIHRTDTHDVIDTPPKEQVADYHNVPCVHLWRVDSQEAMNNALYWLRVMDCAGQLTPIQAREASLLLTGQDWAVTFKQGILLDNADASPAEQRQILEHINSNRQYVPPAVLPLLQIWSDKQNLRISLADEQLRAQRIQDVSDKQIGELHEQQAQLQYQLETTTRKLESLTDIERQLSSRKQTSGTLSDGDEHQVISPVQPGTEKAVKKGAGDE, from the coding sequence ATGAATGCACGGCCTGTTTATTCTGTGTCCCAACTGCGTCCTGCTGTTTTGTTGTCAGCATCGCCGGGCCATGTATTTAAGCGTCCGATGCTGCTTCTCCTTTTGTCGCTGGTGGGTTGCACCGATAACGTTATTCACCGCACTGACACTCATGATGTGATAGATACTCCCCCTAAAGAGCAGGTAGCAGATTATCATAATGTCCCGTGTGTCCATCTTTGGCGAGTTGACAGCCAGGAGGCGATGAATAATGCCTTGTACTGGCTGCGTGTGATGGACTGTGCTGGGCAATTAACGCCGATTCAGGCCCGGGAAGCGTCACTACTGTTGACGGGACAAGACTGGGCCGTGACGTTCAAACAGGGCATTCTGCTGGATAACGCCGATGCTTCTCCAGCGGAACAACGTCAAATTCTCGAACATATTAATAGTAACCGACAGTACGTGCCGCCAGCAGTACTTCCTTTGCTGCAAATCTGGAGTGATAAACAGAACCTGAGGATTTCGTTGGCGGATGAGCAGTTGCGTGCTCAGCGGATACAGGATGTCAGTGACAAACAGATCGGTGAATTACATGAGCAGCAGGCTCAGTTGCAATATCAACTTGAAACAACGACCCGTAAACTGGAAAGCCTGACTGACATTGAGCGCCAGCTTTCGTCACGTAAGCAGACATCTGGTACGCTCTCGGATGGCGATGAACATCAAGTGATTTCCCCAGTGCAGCCAGGAACAGAAAAGGCAGTTAAAAAAGGGGCCGGAGACGAATGA
- a CDS encoding pectinesterase family protein, translated as MLKTTCGTLALALLIAAPWHTVEAAQSYNAVVSTAPGDSKTFKTIADAIASAPADNTSFVIYIKNGLYHERLTITRANLHLKGQSRDGTIIAATTAAGTLKSDGTKSGTSGSSTVKVNANDFSAQSLTIRNDFDFPANQAKSDSDSTKITSTQAVALYVTANSDRAYFKDVSLISYQDTLYVSGVRSFFSDCRISGTVDFIFGSGTALFDNCDLVARNRLDVKSGNVYGYLTAPSTNINKKYGLIFTNSRVIKESDAIPTQSYGLGRPWHPTTTFSDGRYADPNAIGQTVFINTSMDDHIYGWDKMSGKDINGNTIWFYPEDSRFFEYKSYGAGAEKSDQRRQLSNAEAAEYTQLKVLDGWVPTLP; from the coding sequence ATGCTGAAAACAACCTGTGGTACGTTAGCACTAGCGCTCCTGATTGCAGCCCCCTGGCACACTGTAGAGGCTGCTCAATCGTATAATGCAGTAGTGTCTACTGCACCGGGAGACAGCAAAACGTTTAAGACCATCGCGGATGCCATTGCCAGCGCCCCGGCAGATAACACCTCATTTGTGATTTATATTAAAAATGGCCTTTACCACGAACGCCTGACTATCACTCGCGCCAACCTGCATCTAAAAGGTCAAAGTCGGGACGGAACCATTATCGCCGCCACAACCGCCGCAGGGACACTGAAATCAGATGGGACTAAATCGGGAACATCCGGCAGCAGCACCGTGAAAGTCAATGCCAACGATTTCAGCGCGCAATCACTGACTATTCGCAACGATTTTGATTTCCCGGCCAACCAGGCTAAAAGTGACAGCGATAGCACGAAAATCACCAGCACTCAGGCCGTAGCGCTGTATGTCACGGCTAATAGTGATCGAGCCTATTTCAAAGATGTCAGCCTGATAAGCTATCAGGATACGCTATACGTATCTGGTGTACGTAGCTTCTTCTCCGATTGTCGAATCAGCGGTACGGTGGATTTCATTTTTGGCAGTGGGACTGCCTTGTTTGATAATTGCGACCTGGTTGCTCGCAACCGTCTGGATGTCAAAAGCGGCAATGTCTATGGTTATCTGACCGCCCCCAGTACTAATATTAACAAGAAATACGGACTGATTTTCACAAATAGCCGGGTTATAAAAGAAAGTGATGCCATTCCGACCCAAAGCTACGGCCTAGGTCGCCCGTGGCACCCCACGACTACGTTTTCTGATGGTCGCTACGCTGATCCTAATGCGATCGGGCAAACCGTGTTTATTAACACCAGCATGGATGACCATATTTATGGCTGGGATAAAATGTCCGGTAAAGACATAAATGGCAATACCATTTGGTTTTATCCGGAGGATTCACGCTTCTTCGAATATAAATCCTATGGAGCCGGGGCAGAAAAGAGCGATCAGCGTCGCCAACTGAGTAATGCGGAAGCGGCTGAGTATACACAATTGAAAGTGCTTGATGGTTGGGTACCTACGCTGCCGTAG
- a CDS encoding HAMP domain-containing sensor histidine kinase: MISLKRWRLFPRSLRQLVIMAFLLVLLPLLVLAYQAYNSLDTLSEQAAGMNRTMLADIRRSEAMSRVALAMERSYRQYCVLDDQTLADLYQNQRKHYAQMLDVHASILPDPSYYQNLRQYLTQLADIRCQNGGPESTASALLETFSHTNAQMVQATRDVVFSRGQQLQQAIAERGRFFGWQSLLLFLVSLLLVVLFTRMIIGPVKGVERMINRLGEGRSLGNTSTFKGPREIRSLAQRIIWLSERLSWLEAQRHEFLRHISHELKTPLASLREGTELLADEVVGPLTDDQKEVVTILDSSSRHLLELIEQLLDYNRKLADAPMEFELVDVDDIVDMVVSAHSLPARAKMMQTQVALDVTHCRAETTLLMRVIDNLYSNAVHYGQESGNIWVYSRQVGQRIQIDVANSGTPIPCAEQNMIFEPFYQGVHQRKGAVKGSGLGLSIAQDCIRRMHGELNLVTVDYADVCFRIELPLTAES, from the coding sequence ATGATTTCCTTGAAACGATGGCGTTTATTCCCGCGTTCTCTGCGGCAACTGGTTATTATGGCTTTTCTGCTGGTGCTTTTGCCGCTGCTGGTATTGGCGTATCAGGCTTATAACAGTCTTGATACGCTCAGTGAGCAGGCGGCGGGAATGAACCGTACCATGCTGGCTGATATCCGCCGCAGTGAAGCGATGTCTAGAGTAGCCTTGGCAATGGAGCGTAGCTACCGTCAATATTGTGTTCTTGATGATCAAACCCTGGCTGATTTGTATCAAAACCAGCGTAAGCACTATGCCCAGATGCTTGATGTTCACGCGTCTATTCTGCCTGATCCCAGCTATTACCAGAATTTACGTCAGTATCTAACGCAACTTGCAGACATTCGTTGCCAAAACGGTGGCCCAGAGTCGACCGCATCGGCTTTGCTGGAAACATTTTCCCACACCAATGCACAAATGGTTCAGGCCACCAGAGACGTCGTCTTTTCCCGTGGTCAGCAGTTACAGCAGGCGATTGCGGAACGTGGCCGATTTTTTGGCTGGCAGTCGCTGTTGCTGTTCCTGGTCAGCCTGCTGCTGGTGGTGTTGTTTACCCGTATGATCATTGGGCCAGTAAAAGGTGTTGAACGGATGATTAACCGGCTGGGCGAAGGGCGTTCGCTTGGGAATACCAGTACCTTTAAAGGGCCGCGGGAAATTCGCTCATTGGCGCAGCGGATTATCTGGCTGAGTGAACGACTGTCATGGTTAGAAGCTCAACGACACGAGTTTTTGCGCCATATTTCCCATGAGTTAAAAACTCCGCTGGCCAGTTTGCGTGAAGGGACAGAATTGCTGGCAGACGAAGTCGTGGGACCATTGACGGACGATCAAAAAGAAGTTGTGACCATTCTGGACAGCAGTAGTCGGCATTTGCTCGAGCTAATTGAACAATTGTTGGACTATAACCGTAAACTGGCTGATGCTCCGATGGAGTTTGAGTTAGTCGATGTAGACGACATCGTCGACATGGTTGTGTCCGCTCACAGTTTGCCAGCACGGGCCAAAATGATGCAAACGCAGGTTGCATTGGATGTCACGCATTGCCGAGCTGAAACGACATTACTGATGCGGGTGATTGATAATCTCTATTCCAATGCGGTGCACTATGGACAGGAATCCGGTAACATTTGGGTTTATAGCCGTCAGGTAGGACAACGTATCCAAATCGATGTTGCCAATAGCGGTACGCCGATTCCCTGTGCAGAGCAAAACATGATTTTCGAACCTTTTTATCAGGGCGTCCATCAACGTAAAGGTGCGGTAAAAGGTAGTGGTCTAGGCTTAAGCATTGCTCAGGATTGTATCCGTCGTATGCATGGTGAACTGAATTTGGTTACGGTTGACTACGCTGACGTCTGTTTCCGTATTGAGTTACCATTAACTGCTGAGAGTTAG
- the glrR gene encoding two-component system response regulator GlrR — MTTRKAANLLLVDDDPSLLKLLGMRLTSEGFSVITATSGQEALRLLVREKIDLVISDLLMDEMDGLALFAEIQKNQPSMPVIILTAHGSIPDAVAATQQGVFSFLTKPVDRDALYKAIDEALALSAPVGDDSWRKTVVTRSPLMLRLLEQAKMVAQSDVSVLINGQSGTGKEVLARAIHAASPRAKRAFVAINCGALPEALLESELFGHAKGAFTGAVSQREGLFRAAEGGTLFLDEIGDMPLSLQVKLLRVLQERKVRPLGSNHDLDIDVRIISATHRDLPKEMEKGEFREDLYYRLNVVNMKIPTLNERAEDIPLLANQLLKETATRHKPFVRSFSTDAMKRLMTASWPGNVRQLVNVIEQCVALTSAPVISEVLVQQALEGENTALPTFVEARHQFELNYLRKLLQIAKGNVTQAARMAGRNRTEFYKLLARHELDASDFKE; from the coding sequence ATGACGACACGGAAAGCTGCTAACCTACTGCTGGTAGACGATGATCCCAGTTTATTGAAATTACTTGGCATGCGTCTGACCAGCGAAGGATTTAGTGTAATTACGGCTACCAGTGGGCAGGAAGCACTGAGGTTGTTGGTGCGTGAAAAAATCGATCTGGTTATCAGCGATTTATTGATGGATGAAATGGATGGGCTGGCATTGTTTGCAGAGATCCAGAAAAATCAGCCCAGTATGCCGGTAATCATCTTGACGGCACATGGTTCCATTCCTGATGCCGTTGCTGCAACGCAGCAGGGCGTCTTCAGCTTTTTGACCAAGCCCGTTGATCGGGATGCATTATATAAGGCTATTGATGAAGCGCTGGCTTTGTCAGCACCCGTAGGTGATGACAGCTGGCGGAAAACGGTAGTAACGCGCAGTCCATTGATGTTGCGTTTACTTGAACAAGCCAAAATGGTCGCCCAATCTGATGTCAGTGTGCTGATTAACGGACAGAGCGGGACCGGGAAAGAGGTATTGGCACGAGCTATTCATGCTGCCAGTCCCCGGGCTAAAAGAGCATTTGTTGCCATTAACTGCGGTGCATTACCTGAGGCTTTACTGGAGTCGGAATTATTTGGTCATGCCAAAGGTGCATTTACCGGTGCGGTGAGTCAGCGCGAAGGGCTTTTCCGCGCGGCGGAAGGTGGTACGTTGTTTCTGGATGAAATTGGCGATATGCCGTTGTCATTACAGGTTAAACTGTTACGCGTTTTGCAGGAGCGTAAGGTTCGTCCGTTGGGCAGTAATCACGACCTGGATATCGATGTACGAATTATTTCAGCTACGCATCGTGATTTACCAAAAGAGATGGAAAAAGGGGAGTTTCGTGAGGATCTCTACTATCGTCTGAATGTGGTGAATATGAAAATCCCGACGCTGAATGAGCGTGCCGAAGATATCCCTTTACTGGCCAATCAGTTATTAAAGGAAACGGCAACCCGGCATAAACCGTTTGTACGCAGTTTTTCTACTGATGCGATGAAGCGGCTGATGACGGCTAGTTGGCCGGGTAATGTGCGGCAACTGGTAAACGTGATAGAACAGTGCGTTGCATTGACCAGCGCGCCGGTTATCAGTGAAGTGCTGGTGCAGCAGGCGCTTGAAGGTGAAAATACCGCACTGCCGACGTTTGTAGAGGCCCGTCATCAGTTTGAGCTGAATTACTTGCGTAAACTGCTGCAAATTGCCAAAGGAAATGTTACACAGGCTGCCAGAATGGCTGGGCGTAACCGGACCGAGTTCTATAAGTTGTTGGCACGTCATGAACTGGACGCCAGTGATTTTAAAGAATAA
- the glnB gene encoding nitrogen regulatory protein P-II — protein MKKIDAIIKPFKLDDVREALAEVGITGMTVTEIKGFGRQKGHTELYRGAEYMVDFLPKVKIEIVVADDIVDTCVETIMQTAQTGKIGDGKIFVFDVARVVRIRTGEEDEEAI, from the coding sequence ATGAAAAAAATTGACGCAATTATCAAACCATTCAAGCTGGACGATGTACGTGAGGCACTGGCTGAAGTAGGCATTACTGGCATGACGGTAACAGAAATCAAAGGGTTCGGTCGTCAGAAAGGCCATACCGAACTTTATCGTGGGGCTGAATACATGGTTGATTTTTTACCAAAAGTAAAAATAGAGATTGTGGTGGCCGACGATATTGTGGATACCTGCGTGGAAACCATTATGCAGACGGCACAAACCGGCAAGATTGGGGATGGTAAAATCTTTGTCTTTGATGTTGCACGTGTCGTGCGTATTCGCACCGGAGAAGAAGACGAGGAAGCGATCTGA
- the purL gene encoding phosphoribosylformylglycinamidine synthase translates to MEILRGSPALSAFRINKLLARCNENYLPVSDIYAEYVHFADVSAPLSSDEQSRLTLLLKYGPSLTEHEPSGHLILVTPRPGTISPWSSKATDIAHNCGLQKVLRLERGLAFYIHAPTLSEAQWQELGALLHDRMMESVFDDLQQAAQLFTHHQPAPLKRVEILLQGRQALEAANVRLGLALAEDEIDYLMDAFTTLERNPTDIELYMFAQANSEHCRHKIFNADWVIDGIKQPKSLFKMIKNTYEHTPDHVLSAYKDNAAVMEGSAVGRFFADTKNVYDYHQEETHILMKVETHNHPTAISPWPGAATGSGGEIRDEGATGRGAKPKAGLVGFSVSNLRIPGFVQPWEHDFGKPDRIVNALNIMVEGPLGGAAFNNEFGRPALTGYFRTYEESVDSHNGVEVRGYHKPIMLAGGIGNIRADHVKKGEVSIGAKLIVLGGPAMNIGLGGGAASSMTSGQSDADLDFASVQRDNPEMERRCQEVIDRCWQLGEENPILFIHDVGAGGLSNAMPELVSDGGRGGRFELRDILNDEPGMSPLEVWCNESQERYVLAVAPEQLALFDEICRRERAPYAVIGEATEEQHLTMNDRHFNNRPIDLPLEVLLGKVPKMQRDVVHQSVEGTPLDRSGIYLAEAVERVLHLPVVAEKTFLITIGDRSVTGMVARDQMVGPWQVPVADCAVTTASLDSYYGEAMSIGERAPVALRNFAASARLAVGEALTNIAGTQIGDLKRVKLSANWMAAAGHPGEDAGLYDAVKAIGEELCPALGLTIPVGKDSMSMKTRWQEGGEEHAVTSPMSLVISAFARVEDVRNTVTPQLRSGQDNALLLIDLGAGNHALAATALAQVYRQLGCKTADVRNADQLAGFFNAMQKLVADEALLAYHDRSDGGLLVTLAEMAFAGHCGVTVDISSMGEDALAVLFNEELGAVIQIESSRRAEVERVLADFGLADCTHYLGTAEPGDHFVIAQGSEIVYHEKRTTMRNWWAETTWQMQRLRDNPQCADQEHNAKADDNDPGLNVVLTFEPQEDIAAPFISNQCRPKVAVLREQGVNSHIEMAAAFHRAGFEAIDVHMSDLLAGRCDLQDFQALVACGGFSYGDVLGAGEGWAKSILFNNRVRDEFSAFFLRPQTLALGVCNGCQMMSNLRELIPGAEHWPRFVRNKSDRFEARFSLVEVTNSPSLFMQDMVGSRMPIAVSHGEGLVEVRDDAHLDALEQSRLIALRYVNNYGQVTEDYPANPNGSPNGITAVTSLSGRATVMMPHPERVFRTVSNSWHPEEWGEDSPWMRMFRNARRQLG, encoded by the coding sequence ATGGAAATACTGCGTGGTTCACCTGCTTTATCGGCTTTTCGTATCAATAAACTGTTGGCGCGTTGCAATGAAAACTATCTGCCTGTCAGTGACATTTATGCTGAATATGTTCATTTCGCCGATGTGAGTGCCCCGTTAAGTAGCGATGAACAATCACGACTGACCCTCCTGCTGAAATATGGCCCTTCTCTCACGGAACATGAACCTTCGGGACATCTGATTCTGGTTACGCCTCGCCCAGGCACTATTTCTCCCTGGTCTTCCAAAGCAACAGATATCGCCCATAATTGTGGTTTGCAGAAAGTCCTGCGGCTGGAACGCGGTCTGGCATTCTATATTCATGCCCCGACACTCAGCGAAGCACAGTGGCAGGAATTGGGTGCTCTGTTACACGACCGGATGATGGAAAGCGTGTTCGATGATTTGCAACAGGCGGCACAACTGTTCACCCACCATCAGCCGGCACCGCTAAAACGAGTGGAAATTCTGCTACAGGGACGTCAGGCACTGGAGGCGGCTAATGTTCGTCTTGGCCTGGCATTGGCTGAAGATGAAATTGATTACCTGATGGATGCGTTTACCACACTGGAACGCAATCCGACTGATATTGAGTTGTACATGTTTGCTCAGGCGAATTCAGAGCACTGTCGCCACAAGATTTTTAATGCCGATTGGGTTATTGATGGGATTAAGCAGCCGAAATCGCTGTTTAAGATGATCAAGAATACCTATGAGCATACCCCGGATCACGTGTTATCAGCTTACAAAGATAATGCGGCGGTCATGGAAGGTTCGGCAGTCGGTCGCTTTTTCGCCGATACGAAAAATGTGTATGACTACCATCAGGAAGAAACCCACATCCTGATGAAGGTCGAAACGCATAACCACCCCACCGCTATTTCACCGTGGCCAGGTGCCGCTACCGGCTCCGGTGGCGAAATCCGTGATGAGGGTGCGACCGGACGCGGTGCCAAGCCGAAAGCTGGTCTGGTGGGTTTTTCGGTTTCCAACTTGCGTATCCCTGGATTCGTCCAACCGTGGGAACATGATTTTGGCAAGCCCGATCGTATTGTCAACGCGTTGAATATCATGGTAGAAGGCCCGTTGGGCGGAGCAGCGTTTAACAACGAATTTGGCCGCCCGGCATTGACTGGCTATTTCCGGACTTATGAAGAGTCTGTTGATAGCCATAACGGGGTCGAAGTCCGGGGTTATCACAAGCCAATTATGCTGGCGGGTGGGATTGGTAATATCCGTGCTGATCATGTGAAAAAAGGTGAAGTCAGTATTGGCGCTAAACTGATAGTCCTGGGTGGCCCGGCGATGAACATCGGGTTAGGCGGTGGTGCCGCTTCTTCCATGACTTCCGGCCAGTCTGATGCTGATCTCGACTTTGCTTCTGTACAACGCGATAACCCGGAAATGGAGCGTCGTTGTCAGGAAGTGATTGACCGCTGTTGGCAGTTGGGTGAAGAAAATCCGATTTTGTTTATTCATGATGTGGGGGCGGGTGGTCTTTCCAACGCGATGCCGGAGCTGGTAAGTGATGGTGGTCGTGGCGGTCGTTTTGAATTGCGCGACATTCTCAACGATGAGCCGGGAATGAGTCCGTTGGAAGTGTGGTGTAACGAATCGCAGGAACGTTATGTCCTGGCGGTGGCACCGGAGCAACTGGCGCTGTTTGATGAAATCTGCCGTCGCGAGCGGGCACCTTACGCGGTTATTGGCGAGGCTACCGAAGAACAGCATCTGACCATGAATGACCGTCATTTCAACAATAGACCAATTGATTTACCGCTTGAAGTGCTGTTGGGTAAAGTGCCTAAAATGCAGCGTGACGTTGTGCATCAATCGGTGGAAGGCACACCGCTTGATCGCTCGGGAATCTATCTGGCGGAAGCGGTGGAACGTGTGTTGCACCTGCCTGTGGTGGCGGAGAAAACGTTCCTGATCACCATCGGTGATCGCAGTGTGACCGGTATGGTTGCGCGGGATCAGATGGTGGGACCGTGGCAGGTACCGGTAGCGGATTGTGCTGTTACTACGGCCAGTCTGGATAGCTATTACGGTGAGGCCATGTCCATTGGTGAACGGGCCCCGGTGGCGCTGCGTAACTTCGCCGCCTCAGCCCGTCTGGCGGTGGGTGAAGCGTTGACCAATATTGCTGGTACGCAGATAGGTGACCTGAAGCGCGTCAAACTGTCAGCCAACTGGATGGCTGCGGCGGGACATCCGGGTGAAGATGCCGGCTTGTATGATGCAGTCAAGGCGATTGGCGAAGAGTTATGCCCGGCTCTGGGGTTGACTATCCCGGTGGGTAAAGATTCCATGTCGATGAAAACCCGTTGGCAGGAAGGGGGTGAGGAGCATGCGGTAACGTCCCCAATGTCGCTGGTGATTTCTGCCTTTGCTCGGGTTGAGGATGTTCGTAATACCGTTACGCCGCAACTGCGTTCCGGTCAGGACAACGCGCTGCTGCTGATTGATTTGGGGGCCGGAAATCATGCGTTGGCTGCCACGGCACTAGCCCAGGTTTATCGTCAGCTGGGGTGCAAGACAGCGGATGTGCGTAATGCTGATCAACTCGCCGGCTTCTTTAATGCCATGCAGAAGCTGGTAGCGGATGAAGCGTTGCTGGCGTATCACGACCGATCAGATGGCGGCTTGCTGGTAACACTGGCAGAAATGGCCTTTGCCGGTCACTGTGGTGTGACGGTTGACATCAGCTCGATGGGTGAGGACGCACTGGCTGTCCTGTTTAATGAAGAGCTGGGGGCTGTTATCCAGATTGAGTCGTCACGCCGTGCTGAGGTTGAGCGAGTGCTGGCTGACTTTGGGCTGGCGGATTGCACCCACTATCTGGGTACGGCAGAACCGGGCGATCACTTCGTTATCGCTCAGGGGAGTGAGATCGTTTACCACGAGAAGCGCACCACGATGCGTAACTGGTGGGCAGAGACTACGTGGCAGATGCAGCGTCTGCGCGACAACCCGCAGTGTGCTGACCAGGAGCACAATGCCAAGGCTGATGATAACGATCCCGGCCTGAATGTAGTACTGACCTTTGAACCGCAGGAAGATATTGCTGCCCCATTCATCAGCAACCAGTGCCGGCCTAAAGTGGCGGTATTGCGTGAGCAAGGGGTTAACTCTCATATAGAAATGGCCGCCGCATTTCATCGTGCCGGTTTTGAAGCCATCGATGTGCATATGAGTGATTTACTGGCTGGTCGGTGTGATCTGCAAGATTTCCAGGCTTTGGTGGCCTGCGGTGGTTTCTCTTACGGTGATGTGCTGGGTGCCGGTGAAGGGTGGGCGAAATCGATTCTGTTCAACAACCGGGTGCGTGATGAGTTCTCTGCGTTCTTCCTGCGTCCACAAACCTTGGCGTTGGGGGTCTGTAATGGTTGTCAGATGATGTCCAACCTACGTGAACTGATTCCGGGAGCTGAACATTGGCCTCGTTTTGTTCGCAATAAATCTGATCGTTTCGAAGCTCGCTTCAGCCTGGTTGAAGTTACTAATAGTCCGTCGCTATTTATGCAGGATATGGTGGGTTCCCGCATGCCGATTGCGGTTTCTCATGGTGAAGGACTGGTAGAAGTGCGTGACGATGCCCATTTGGACGCTCTGGAACAGAGCCGGCTTATTGCGCTGCGTTATGTCAATAATTACGGTCAGGTAACAGAAGATTATCCCGCTAATCCGAACGGATCACCCAATGGCATTACTGCGGTGACCAGCCTTAGTGGCCGAGCAACAGTGATGATGCCGCATCCAGAACGAGTATTTCGTACCGTGAGCAACTCCTGGCATCCGGAAGAGTGGGGGGAAGACAGCCCCTGGATGCGCATGTTCCGTAACGCTCGCAGACAATTGGGGTGA
- the tadA gene encoding tRNA adenosine(34) deaminase TadA has product MNRIVDDEYWMRHALTLAQRAQNEGEVPVGAVLVCNDQVIGEGWNRPIGKHDPTAHAEMMALRQGGQVLQNYRLLNTTLYVTLEPCVMCAGAMIHSRIGRLVYGAADEKTGAAGSLVDILHHPGMNHQIQITRGVLAEECAAMLSAFFRMRREQNKARRVAGKRILPE; this is encoded by the coding sequence ATGAACCGCATAGTAGACGATGAATACTGGATGCGTCATGCTCTGACACTGGCACAGAGAGCCCAAAATGAAGGGGAAGTCCCGGTTGGTGCGGTTCTGGTGTGCAATGACCAGGTGATTGGCGAGGGTTGGAACAGACCGATAGGCAAGCATGATCCTACCGCCCATGCCGAAATGATGGCGTTGCGTCAGGGCGGACAGGTGTTACAGAATTACCGGCTGTTAAATACGACACTATATGTCACTTTGGAACCGTGTGTAATGTGTGCGGGTGCGATGATCCATAGTCGTATTGGGCGATTGGTTTATGGCGCGGCAGATGAAAAGACTGGTGCCGCAGGATCGTTGGTGGATATTCTGCATCATCCAGGGATGAATCATCAGATACAGATCACCCGTGGTGTTCTGGCGGAGGAGTGCGCTGCTATGTTGAGCGCCTTTTTTCGTATGCGGCGGGAACAGAATAAAGCGCGCCGAGTTGCGGGAAAAAGAATACTTCCTGAGTAA
- the mltF gene encoding membrane-bound lytic murein transglycosylase MltF yields the protein MKRLTINYFFIGVIALLLMLALWPNIPWRSSQDVQLRQILSRGELRVSTINSPLTYYLNHGSPAGLDYELAKRFADYLGVQLVVSTRQNIDGLFNDLDNGNADLLAAGLIYNHERLKRFKAGPTYYSVSQQLVYRLGTPRPTSLNKLQGRLVVLSGSAHAATLRDLKAHKYPQLKWEVTSNISTQDLLKQVADGKLDYTLADSVTIGLMQRIHPQLAVAADISDEEPVTWYMRRTHDDSLSAALLDFFSQIEEDGTLARLQEKYLGHVGEFDYVDTTTFLSAIDDTLPALRSLFEKYATNIDWKLLAAISYQESHWNPLATSPTGVRGLMMLTRNTAESLNVSDRLDPEESIRGGAQYLSNMMQRMPDTIPEDEKIWFALAAYNMGYAHLMDARKLTEKQKGNPDSWADVKMRLPMLSQKRYYTQTANGYARGHEAYNYVENIRRYMVSLVGYLSEKESKLQQQKLAGQAYPVIPPEKLPR from the coding sequence TTGAAGCGTCTAACGATAAATTATTTTTTCATCGGGGTAATCGCTCTGCTGTTGATGTTGGCACTATGGCCAAATATTCCCTGGCGTAGCAGCCAGGACGTCCAGCTCAGGCAGATTCTTTCACGTGGTGAGTTGCGAGTCAGTACTATCAACTCCCCCTTGACGTACTACCTTAATCATGGTTCCCCCGCAGGACTGGATTACGAACTGGCAAAACGGTTCGCCGATTACCTCGGTGTTCAGCTGGTGGTTTCGACACGCCAGAACATTGACGGTCTGTTCAACGATCTTGATAACGGTAATGCCGATTTGCTGGCCGCTGGTCTGATCTACAATCATGAACGCCTGAAGCGTTTCAAAGCCGGACCGACCTACTATTCGGTGTCTCAACAGCTCGTGTATCGACTGGGAACGCCTCGTCCGACGTCACTGAATAAACTTCAGGGCCGGCTGGTTGTCCTGTCCGGCTCCGCCCATGCAGCAACCCTCCGCGATTTGAAGGCTCATAAATACCCACAATTGAAATGGGAAGTTACCTCGAATATCTCCACACAAGACCTGCTCAAACAAGTGGCCGATGGTAAGCTTGATTACACATTGGCAGACTCGGTCACTATTGGTTTAATGCAGCGGATTCATCCCCAACTGGCAGTAGCAGCCGATATCAGTGATGAAGAACCCGTAACCTGGTATATGCGACGTACTCACGACGACAGTCTGTCAGCGGCACTTCTTGATTTTTTCAGCCAGATAGAGGAAGACGGTACCCTTGCTCGTCTGCAAGAGAAATACCTGGGTCATGTGGGAGAATTTGATTATGTAGATACCACGACGTTCCTCTCCGCCATTGATGACACGCTACCGGCCTTGCGTTCACTGTTTGAAAAATACGCAACGAATATCGATTGGAAACTCCTGGCAGCGATTTCCTATCAGGAATCGCACTGGAATCCGCTGGCCACCTCACCCACAGGCGTTCGTGGCTTAATGATGCTGACGCGCAATACCGCAGAGAGTCTGAACGTATCTGATCGACTCGATCCAGAAGAAAGCATCCGCGGTGGTGCTCAATATTTGTCGAACATGATGCAAAGAATGCCAGATACCATTCCCGAAGATGAAAAAATCTGGTTTGCGCTGGCAGCCTACAATATGGGGTATGCCCACCTGATGGATGCCCGTAAATTGACAGAAAAACAGAAAGGGAATCCGGACAGTTGGGCTGATGTAAAAATGCGGCTACCGATGCTAAGCCAGAAACGCTACTACACCCAGACGGCCAACGGGTATGCCCGCGGTCACGAAGCCTATAACTATGTCGAGAATATCCGGCGTTATATGGTTAGCCTGGTCGGGTACTTGTCAGAAAAAGAGAGTAAATTGCAACAGCAGAAGCTGGCCGGGCAGGCTTATCCGGTTATACCGCCAGAAAAACTTCCACGGTAG